A region of Candidatus Liberibacter africanus PTSAPSY DNA encodes the following proteins:
- the yihA gene encoding ribosome biogenesis GTP-binding protein YihA/YsxC gives MFLKGIPKIELLPEEGPPEIAFSGRSNVGKSSLINILVNRKNLARTSNAPGRTQHLNFFVPNNYFGIKDNLPAMVLVDMPGYGYARAPKKNVDSWGELIIRYLSNRSTLRCVYLLIDCRHGIKPIDHDVFSFLDKKAVSYQVILTKIDKISPLIKQETLEKTKSLLRNHPAAHPEVISTSIVKRDGIEELRKAILEIINT, from the coding sequence ATGTTTCTGAAAGGAATTCCAAAAATAGAACTTTTACCAGAAGAAGGCCCTCCTGAAATAGCTTTTTCTGGGCGTTCAAATGTTGGGAAATCATCCTTAATTAATATTTTAGTTAATCGAAAAAACTTAGCAAGAACATCTAATGCACCAGGACGTACTCAGCATCTAAATTTTTTTGTCCCAAATAATTATTTTGGTATAAAAGATAATCTTCCAGCAATGGTCTTAGTTGATATGCCAGGATATGGTTATGCTCGAGCACCTAAAAAAAATGTTGATTCTTGGGGAGAGTTAATTATTAGATATCTATCTAATAGATCAACCTTAAGATGTGTATATCTATTGATTGATTGTCGTCATGGAATAAAACCAATAGACCATGATGTTTTTTCTTTTTTAGACAAAAAAGCGGTATCTTATCAAGTAATTCTTACAAAGATTGACAAAATTTCTCCTCTCATAAAACAAGAAACGTTGGAAAAAACAAAATCCTTGCTACGCAATCACCCTGCAGCACATCCAGAAGTAATCTCCACCTCTATCGTTAAAAGAGACGGGATAGAAGAATTGCGAAAGGCGATTCTTGAAATAATAAATACTTGA
- the yidC gene encoding membrane protein insertase YidC, with translation MERNWNYFLAIALSVAILYAWQTFYVYPRIAEINNAQKNAQEIKKSDQIDTLNTAIPMDDHAQSLSRSPRIEIKNDDLVGSINLKGSQFDDLSLRNYRVNVSNDSPIVTIFSPSNTKNAYFSQLDYISKANNVELPNENTVWSAVSEKTLTPSTPIKLSFRNAQNILFERVISLDEHYLFKIVDTITNNSNLNVVLSPYGRMVRYKLGKETNTLGVQEGFIAILENKSLVEGKYSEIEKSSASNYHKSNSWLGISDKYWASIFIPSKDTSFQSQFKYFPDGHARYQANFTADEITILPGKSKVTTNFLFVGAKKLSTLHYYEKTWEIPQFEMLIDWGIFYFITKPMSMLMSYFYNLVGNFGIAIMLTTVFVKLMFFPLAKKQYVSTANMKNIQPKIDELREKLKESPPQVLQKSILELYKANNVNPLAGCWPILLQIPVFFAIYKVISISLEMRHAPFLGWIQDLAAPDPTNVFTLFGVLPFHLPGFLHLGIWPIIMSLSMFIQMQLSPPPTDKGQAMVIKWMPLLLAFVLSSFPAGLIIYWSWSNVISIIQQIIIMKMHGAEIGLMDRLRSIFSKSSDS, from the coding sequence ATGGAAAGAAATTGGAACTATTTTTTGGCTATAGCTCTGTCTGTTGCCATTTTATACGCTTGGCAAACCTTTTACGTTTATCCCCGCATCGCGGAGATTAATAATGCGCAAAAAAATGCCCAAGAGATTAAAAAATCAGATCAAATTGATACCCTTAATACAGCCATTCCTATGGATGATCATGCGCAATCCTTATCCAGATCTCCTCGAATTGAAATTAAAAACGATGATCTTGTCGGATCAATTAACCTAAAAGGCTCTCAATTTGATGATCTTAGTTTGCGAAACTACCGAGTAAATGTTTCAAATGATAGCCCAATCGTCACCATTTTCAGTCCATCAAATACAAAAAATGCCTATTTTTCCCAATTGGATTATATTTCCAAAGCTAACAACGTAGAATTACCAAATGAGAATACTGTTTGGAGCGCGGTATCTGAAAAAACTCTCACACCTTCTACTCCAATAAAATTATCTTTCAGAAACGCACAAAATATTCTATTTGAACGTGTTATATCCTTAGACGAACACTATCTCTTCAAAATAGTGGATACAATTACAAATAATAGCAATCTTAACGTTGTCCTCTCTCCATATGGAAGAATGGTACGTTACAAACTAGGAAAAGAAACCAATACCTTAGGAGTACAAGAAGGATTTATAGCTATTTTAGAAAACAAATCCCTTGTAGAGGGTAAATATTCCGAAATTGAAAAATCTAGCGCTTCTAATTATCACAAATCTAACAGTTGGCTTGGAATATCCGATAAGTATTGGGCATCTATTTTCATTCCATCTAAAGATACATCTTTTCAGAGCCAATTTAAGTATTTTCCTGATGGACACGCTCGTTACCAAGCAAATTTTACAGCTGATGAAATTACTATTCTTCCTGGAAAGTCAAAAGTAACGACTAATTTTCTATTTGTAGGAGCTAAAAAACTTTCTACACTTCATTATTACGAAAAAACATGGGAAATACCACAATTTGAAATGCTTATTGACTGGGGCATATTTTATTTTATCACAAAACCCATGTCTATGCTTATGAGTTATTTTTATAATCTTGTAGGAAATTTTGGAATTGCAATTATGCTGACAACAGTTTTTGTCAAACTTATGTTCTTTCCATTAGCAAAAAAGCAATACGTTTCTACGGCTAATATGAAAAACATTCAACCAAAAATAGATGAATTACGGGAAAAATTAAAAGAATCCCCTCCTCAAGTATTACAGAAATCAATACTCGAATTATACAAAGCAAATAACGTTAACCCTCTAGCAGGATGTTGGCCTATATTGCTTCAAATACCTGTATTCTTTGCTATTTATAAGGTTATTTCTATATCTCTAGAAATGAGACATGCTCCTTTTTTAGGATGGATTCAAGATCTCGCTGCGCCTGATCCAACTAATGTTTTTACATTATTTGGAGTATTACCGTTTCATCTTCCTGGATTCTTGCACCTTGGCATATGGCCTATAATAATGAGTCTATCTATGTTTATTCAAATGCAATTGAGCCCACCTCCTACAGATAAAGGACAGGCGATGGTGATAAAATGGATGCCATTACTGCTTGCTTTTGTCTTATCTTCTTTTCCTGCTGGCCTGATTATATACTGGTCTTGGAGCAATGTTATATCAATCATTCAACAAATCATTATCATGAAAATGCACGGTGCCGAAATTGGCCTGATGGATAGATTACGTTCTATATTTTCGAAATCCTCTGATTCTTAA
- the rnpA gene encoding ribonuclease P protein component codes for MNNICTLKKRKQFTLVKKGEFRNGPFFSLGVLNNRNPCLSPRIGFTVTKKQGCAVERNRIRRRLKEVVRIYESESILQYGHDYVLIAKRSALFAPFKELCNHFVKRVLHNKHAYYSGKNFFRKP; via the coding sequence ATGAACAACATTTGTACACTTAAAAAACGTAAGCAATTTACCCTCGTGAAAAAAGGAGAATTCCGCAATGGTCCTTTTTTTTCTTTAGGAGTACTTAACAACCGTAATCCCTGCTTGTCACCACGCATAGGTTTTACTGTCACAAAAAAACAGGGGTGCGCAGTTGAACGCAATCGGATACGTCGTCGATTGAAAGAAGTTGTTCGGATTTATGAATCAGAGAGTATTTTACAATATGGGCATGATTATGTCTTAATTGCTAAAAGAAGTGCTCTTTTTGCCCCTTTTAAAGAACTTTGCAACCATTTCGTTAAACGTGTTCTTCACAACAAGCACGCATATTATTCAGGAAAAAATTTCTTTAGGAAACCGTGA
- the rpmH gene encoding 50S ribosomal protein L34: MKRTYNPSNIVRKRRCGFLTRMSTRNGIKTLNRRRSKGRKRLSA, encoded by the coding sequence ATGAAACGTACGTATAATCCTTCTAATATTGTAAGAAAAAGACGTTGTGGATTTCTTACCCGCATGTCTACACGCAATGGCATAAAAACACTTAATCGTCGAAGATCCAAAGGACGCAAACGCTTATCTGCTTAG
- a CDS encoding 2'-deoxycytidine 5'-triphosphate deaminase gives MEKGVLPDKAIAALIESGNILSDCPVDKDQIQPASLDLRLSSKAYRVSASFLPNGEDLVLDKIERFKLHEIDLSRGAVLEANCVYIVPLMERLDLKKGIFAYANPKSSIGRIDVFARLIVDRCQKFDRIPANYNGPLYLEISPSSFPVFVRAGSRLSQIRLVDEQRFCSSKELREIHKDTPLVRGGLLNFSEEGIALSIDLKGEKDGKGVVGYKSKRHTTRIDIDSQKKYEIRDFWDPLYAENGSSLVLDPNEFYIFASREFLQIPPFLAAEMSPYDPLIGEFRVHYAGFFDPGFGYSLQKDTGTGAKAVLEVRSYLPFVLEHGQIIGRLKYERMMEEPENIYGVERGSNYQLQGLKLSKHFQDI, from the coding sequence ATGGAAAAAGGAGTTCTACCAGATAAAGCAATAGCTGCGTTAATTGAGAGTGGAAATATTCTTTCTGATTGTCCAGTAGATAAAGATCAGATTCAGCCTGCTAGTTTAGATTTGCGTCTTTCTTCAAAAGCATATCGAGTTAGTGCAAGTTTTTTGCCGAATGGAGAAGACCTTGTTTTAGATAAAATAGAGCGCTTTAAATTACACGAAATAGATCTTTCAAGAGGTGCGGTATTAGAAGCAAATTGCGTATATATAGTTCCATTGATGGAGCGCTTAGATCTTAAAAAAGGTATTTTTGCTTATGCTAACCCTAAAAGCTCTATTGGGAGAATAGATGTATTTGCTCGATTGATCGTCGATAGATGTCAAAAGTTTGATAGAATTCCTGCAAATTATAATGGGCCTCTTTATTTAGAAATTTCTCCGAGTAGTTTTCCTGTTTTTGTAAGGGCTGGCTCTCGTTTATCGCAAATTAGATTGGTGGATGAACAGAGATTTTGTTCTTCAAAGGAATTAAGGGAAATTCATAAAGACACCCCTTTGGTTCGAGGTGGATTATTGAATTTTTCAGAAGAAGGTATAGCATTGTCCATTGATCTTAAAGGAGAAAAAGATGGAAAGGGCGTGGTAGGATACAAGAGTAAGCGTCATACAACGAGGATAGATATTGACTCACAAAAAAAATACGAGATACGGGATTTCTGGGATCCTCTGTATGCTGAAAATGGGTCTAGCCTGGTTTTAGACCCTAATGAATTTTATATTTTTGCTTCACGAGAATTTTTGCAAATTCCACCTTTTCTAGCAGCTGAGATGAGTCCATACGATCCCTTGATAGGAGAATTTAGGGTTCATTATGCGGGGTTTTTTGATCCTGGATTTGGATATTCATTACAAAAGGATACAGGTACAGGTGCAAAGGCTGTTTTGGAAGTGCGTTCGTATCTCCCATTTGTTTTAGAACATGGTCAAATTATTGGGCGACTTAAGTATGAGCGTATGATGGAAGAGCCAGAAAATATTTATGGGGTAGAAAGGGGTTCTAATTATCAATTACAAGGATTAAAATTATCGAAGCATTTTCAAGATATTTAG
- a CDS encoding DUF721 domain-containing protein: MMMHFSKVIDGLLDPFLHRRAGISMSLINAWSEIVGRDVAKCCRPEKIIWQNRNPVEKKGVLNDVGGTLIIACKGSHVVFLMHDQSKIIRNVNVFFGFCAIRRVRFLQRSMAVAIRDTSTPPPVPGKDDCEKIDKMTEKIKDEPLKQALVRFGRAVVGCSYCSG, from the coding sequence ATGATGATGCACTTTTCTAAAGTCATTGATGGTTTGCTTGACCCTTTTTTACATCGTAGAGCAGGAATTAGTATGTCTCTTATCAATGCGTGGAGTGAAATTGTAGGCAGGGATGTTGCCAAGTGTTGTAGGCCGGAAAAAATAATTTGGCAAAATAGAAACCCCGTTGAAAAAAAAGGTGTTTTAAACGATGTTGGTGGCACTTTAATTATTGCGTGTAAGGGCTCGCATGTTGTTTTTTTGATGCATGATCAATCGAAAATCATTCGGAATGTGAATGTTTTTTTTGGATTTTGTGCTATTAGAAGAGTTCGTTTTCTTCAAAGATCTATGGCTGTTGCAATTCGAGATACTTCTACTCCCCCTCCTGTTCCTGGAAAAGATGATTGTGAAAAAATTGACAAAATGACTGAGAAAATTAAGGATGAACCATTAAAACAGGCGTTAGTTCGCTTTGGTCGTGCTGTAGTTGGATGTTCCTATTGTAGTGGATAG
- a CDS encoding thioredoxin domain-containing protein, which translates to MISKTKIGVCGGIALLFATSFFLYFRKETPPLKELPDPYGIVDFRALLAASPRTMKEMSIGQKDAPVTMIEYYSITCFHCAEFHNEKFRLIEDKYIKTGKLRYILREFPLDSVSMAAFMLARCAENRVQNGYWNFVSLLFNKQNDWINSKNYQDSLLNMAKFAGFSKQDFDMCLKDQSILDDIKAGKKRASEDFSIHSTPAFFLQGNLYLGDMPWDIFSKVIDREIQDNTRK; encoded by the coding sequence ATGATTAGTAAAACTAAAATAGGAGTTTGTGGAGGTATAGCGCTACTTTTCGCAACATCTTTCTTTTTGTATTTTCGTAAAGAAACCCCTCCTTTGAAGGAGTTGCCAGATCCCTATGGTATAGTAGATTTCCGTGCCTTGCTAGCAGCTTCTCCAAGAACTATGAAAGAAATGTCAATTGGACAAAAAGATGCGCCAGTTACAATGATTGAATATTATTCAATAACATGTTTTCATTGTGCAGAATTTCATAATGAAAAGTTCAGATTAATAGAAGATAAATACATAAAAACTGGTAAGTTACGGTATATCTTACGAGAATTTCCATTGGATTCTGTTTCTATGGCTGCATTTATGTTGGCGCGATGTGCAGAGAATCGTGTTCAAAATGGGTATTGGAATTTTGTATCCTTGCTATTTAACAAGCAGAATGATTGGATAAATTCGAAAAATTATCAAGATTCCTTGTTGAATATGGCTAAGTTTGCTGGTTTTTCTAAACAGGATTTTGATATGTGTTTGAAGGATCAAAGTATTTTAGATGACATTAAAGCCGGGAAAAAACGCGCTTCTGAGGATTTTTCAATTCATTCTACTCCTGCCTTTTTCCTTCAGGGAAATCTGTATTTGGGTGATATGCCGTGGGATATTTTCTCTAAAGTAATTGATAGAGAGATTCAGGATAATACAAGGAAGTAA
- a CDS encoding response regulator — protein MPKKVMIVEDNELNMKLFRDLIETSGYTSIQTRNGMEALDLARQYKPDIIIMDIQLPEISGLEITKKIKEDPELQRIPVIAVTAFAMKGDEERIRKGGCEAYISKPISLSIFMETIKKYIGEA, from the coding sequence ATGCCTAAAAAAGTGATGATCGTAGAAGATAATGAGTTAAATATGAAGCTTTTTAGAGATTTGATTGAGACGTCTGGGTATACGTCTATTCAGACAAGAAATGGAATGGAGGCGCTAGATCTTGCCCGTCAGTACAAGCCTGATATTATTATAATGGACATACAGCTTCCAGAGATATCTGGATTAGAGATTACAAAAAAAATAAAAGAAGATCCTGAACTACAGAGAATCCCTGTGATAGCGGTAACAGCTTTTGCGATGAAGGGCGATGAGGAAAGGATCCGCAAGGGCGGATGTGAGGCGTATATTTCTAAGCCGATTTCTCTGTCTATTTTTATGGAAACGATTAAAAAGTATATAGGAGAAGCTTGA
- the rpmG gene encoding 50S ribosomal protein L33, translated as MAKAATIKIKLISSAETGSFYVTKKNSRTMSGKMVKSKYDPVIRKHVQFKESKIK; from the coding sequence ATGGCAAAAGCAGCAACTATAAAAATTAAACTTATATCATCCGCAGAAACTGGATCTTTTTATGTTACAAAAAAGAACTCCCGTACTATGTCTGGAAAAATGGTCAAAAGCAAATACGATCCCGTCATCAGAAAACATGTACAATTTAAAGAAAGCAAGATAAAGTAA
- the cyoA gene encoding ubiquinol oxidase subunit II encodes MITYFKSIVFFISSIMLSGFDFIVMNPYGDIALQQARLIRIAVVLMLLIVVPVFFAILFFAWRYRNCSKTARYDPKWYHSNLLEFFIWVVPLVIIVCLATITWNSTHLLDPYAPLQRISDGKPIEKNSKPLIIEVVALDWKWLFLFPEWNIATINELVVPIDRHLEFRITASSVMNSFYIPGLAGQIYAMAGMETKLHAVMNKEGVYNGFSANYSGRGFSQMRFKFYGKSAKGFEDWIARVKSQGVALDRKRYLLLEKPSEHDPVLYFSSVERGIYHAILNFCVTPGKICMDEMMRIDSMGGGGIKGVSRQSLVHDEGYRWQ; translated from the coding sequence ATGATTACTTATTTTAAGTCCATTGTTTTTTTTATTTCAAGTATAATGCTTTCTGGTTTTGATTTTATCGTCATGAATCCTTATGGGGATATCGCTTTGCAACAAGCAAGACTTATTCGTATAGCGGTTGTCTTGATGTTGTTGATAGTTGTTCCGGTTTTTTTTGCCATCTTGTTTTTTGCATGGCGATATCGCAATTGTAGCAAGACAGCGCGTTATGATCCTAAATGGTATCATTCTAATTTATTGGAATTTTTCATTTGGGTTGTCCCATTGGTTATTATAGTTTGTTTGGCTACAATCACATGGAATTCGACTCATCTTCTAGATCCTTATGCCCCCTTACAGAGAATCAGCGATGGCAAGCCTATCGAAAAGAATAGCAAGCCTCTCATCATAGAAGTCGTGGCTTTGGATTGGAAGTGGCTTTTTTTATTCCCAGAGTGGAATATTGCGACAATCAATGAATTAGTTGTTCCGATTGATCGTCATTTGGAATTTAGGATTACGGCTTCTTCTGTTATGAATTCTTTTTATATCCCCGGTTTGGCTGGACAGATTTATGCTATGGCTGGCATGGAAACCAAATTGCATGCAGTTATGAATAAAGAAGGGGTATATAATGGTTTTTCTGCTAATTATTCGGGAAGAGGTTTTTCTCAAATGCGGTTTAAATTTTACGGAAAATCAGCCAAGGGGTTCGAAGATTGGATTGCAAGAGTAAAGAGTCAAGGAGTAGCGCTTGATCGCAAAAGATACCTTCTGTTAGAAAAGCCTTCAGAACATGATCCAGTACTTTATTTTTCTTCTGTAGAGAGGGGGATATATCATGCTATCCTTAATTTTTGTGTTACCCCAGGTAAAATATGTATGGATGAAATGATGCGTATTGATTCTATGGGTGGGGGAGGCATAAAAGGTGTCAGTCGTCAATCTCTTGTACATGATGAAGGTTACAGATGGCAGTAA
- the cyoB gene encoding cytochrome o ubiquinol oxidase subunit I, translated as MLQNIDFFKVIFGRLTLDSIPYNIPIVLGTFFVVALIGIAVVCAITYYRLWGYLWTEWFTSVDHKKIGIMYIILSLIMLFRGFADAIMMRLQQAMASGGGAGYLDAHHYDQIFTAHGVIMIFFMAMPMITGLMNFVVPLQIGARDVSFPFLNNLSFWMTAAGAVIIMFSLFIGEFSSVGWLAYPPLSGIAYSPGVGVDYYIWGLQIAGIGTTLSGINLVVTIIKMRCPGMTMMKMPIFVWTAFCSNIMIVASFPILTATLFLLTLDRYIGTNFFTNHLGGNPMLYINCIWFWGHPEVYILVLPAFGVFSEVVATFSRKRLFGYNSMVYATLAITILSFTVWLHHFFTMGSGANVNAFFGIMTMIIAVPTGAKIFNWLFTMRLGKVHFEVPMMWTLGFMVTFLLGGMSGVLLSVPPADFTLHNSLFLVAHFHNTIIGGVVFGVLAGVVYWFPKAFGYRLDPFWGKVSFWCWLIGFYLAFMPLYILGLKGVTRRLSQYEDTTLQIYYVIAFLGAILIGVGILSFVLSFIVSFLNRSKLQCTSGDTWNGRTLEWSIPSPAPHYNFAFIPIVHKIDAWEDMKNRGYCRPIDGFMPIHMPKNTSTGIILSALSVVFSFAMVWYMWWLVIVSFISIVSYTILHTFNYNHGYEISAKDVASSEEDYIKINMQQIKEHC; from the coding sequence ATGCTACAAAATATTGATTTCTTTAAGGTTATATTTGGACGTCTCACACTTGATTCTATCCCATATAATATCCCCATAGTATTAGGTACATTTTTTGTTGTGGCTTTGATAGGCATAGCTGTTGTTTGTGCCATTACGTATTATCGTCTTTGGGGGTATTTGTGGACAGAGTGGTTTACAAGTGTTGATCATAAAAAGATAGGTATTATGTATATAATCCTATCGTTGATAATGCTTTTCCGAGGTTTTGCTGATGCCATTATGATGCGTCTTCAACAAGCTATGGCTTCCGGAGGAGGGGCGGGGTATCTAGATGCGCATCACTATGATCAAATATTTACAGCGCATGGTGTGATTATGATTTTTTTCATGGCGATGCCCATGATTACTGGTCTTATGAATTTCGTAGTTCCGTTACAAATAGGAGCTAGAGACGTTTCTTTTCCCTTTTTAAATAATTTGTCTTTTTGGATGACTGCGGCAGGTGCGGTGATCATAATGTTCTCGTTATTCATAGGAGAATTTTCTTCTGTAGGTTGGTTAGCTTATCCTCCATTATCTGGGATAGCTTATTCTCCAGGGGTTGGAGTTGATTATTATATTTGGGGTCTTCAAATTGCAGGGATTGGAACAACTTTATCTGGAATTAATTTAGTCGTAACTATTATAAAAATGCGCTGTCCAGGAATGACAATGATGAAAATGCCAATATTCGTTTGGACAGCTTTTTGTTCTAATATCATGATTGTAGCGTCCTTCCCTATTTTAACAGCCACTCTTTTCTTGTTAACTCTTGATCGTTATATAGGGACCAATTTCTTCACCAATCATCTTGGTGGGAATCCGATGCTATATATTAATTGTATTTGGTTCTGGGGACATCCAGAGGTTTATATACTTGTATTGCCTGCTTTTGGTGTTTTTTCTGAAGTTGTTGCGACTTTTTCTCGTAAGAGACTTTTTGGATATAATTCCATGGTTTATGCTACGTTAGCTATAACGATTTTATCGTTTACCGTTTGGTTGCATCATTTCTTTACCATGGGTTCTGGCGCTAATGTAAACGCTTTTTTTGGAATAATGACAATGATTATTGCGGTGCCTACAGGAGCTAAAATTTTTAATTGGCTATTCACGATGCGTTTGGGGAAAGTGCATTTTGAAGTTCCAATGATGTGGACTTTGGGTTTTATGGTGACTTTCTTGTTAGGGGGAATGTCGGGGGTTTTGCTTTCTGTCCCTCCGGCGGATTTTACGTTGCACAATTCATTATTTCTAGTTGCTCACTTTCATAATACTATAATTGGAGGTGTTGTTTTTGGTGTGCTTGCGGGTGTTGTTTATTGGTTTCCTAAAGCTTTTGGTTATCGACTAGATCCTTTTTGGGGAAAGGTTTCTTTTTGGTGCTGGTTGATTGGTTTTTATCTTGCTTTTATGCCGCTTTATATCCTTGGGCTAAAAGGGGTGACTCGTCGTTTGAGTCAATATGAAGATACCACTTTGCAAATTTACTATGTTATAGCTTTCTTGGGGGCTATTTTGATAGGAGTAGGAATACTGTCTTTTGTTTTATCATTTATTGTCTCTTTTTTAAATAGATCTAAATTGCAGTGTACAAGTGGAGATACTTGGAATGGTCGCACTTTAGAATGGTCTATTCCATCTCCCGCACCGCATTATAATTTTGCTTTTATTCCTATAGTCCATAAAATAGATGCTTGGGAAGATATGAAGAATCGCGGGTATTGTCGTCCAATCGATGGGTTTATGCCGATTCACATGCCAAAAAACACTTCTACGGGAATTATTTTATCAGCATTAAGCGTTGTCTTTTCTTTTGCAATGGTATGGTA